The nucleotide sequence CACCTGCGCGTGGAGTACCAGACGCCGCCACTGCACCTAGAAGGCGCCACTGAACTGTTGGAAAAGGTCCGTGCTTCTGGCGAGCTGGAAGCCATTGCGGCCAGAACCAGCAGCACCTTCGCCCTGCCCCGCGATTTGAAACTGATCGTCGCCACCTGCGGCGAAGCCGACGCTTGGTACAACCGCAACAGCGGAGAACTGACGCTGTGTTACGAACGTATCCTGTATTTTCGTGAACTGGCCTGCGAGCTGCCCAGGTTGCGTGAGCAGTCGCGGTCAGCCGCCAGCGCGCTTACAGCGCCTTGATAGCAAAACCCAGACGCGGGAAGTGCACATGCACCGTGCCAGCGCGCGGGTCTGCGCGGCGTAAGATCAGTGCTTCGCTGCCGCTAAATACCAGCTCACCCTCGACCGCATCAACGCCATAATCGATGGCGGAAATCGCCACCTGCTGACCCACGGCAAACCCATTGGGATCAACCAACACCGCCTCCGGCAGCGCGGCCGGGGTGGCATCACGGGCAATGCTGATCGCCTCTTCGCCGCTCATGTCGCTGAACGAGCCATGGCCAAAATCCAGCACCCGTGCCAGCCAGGTGGCGACAGCCGGATAGTCATCCACTAGCGGCGCTGTTACCGGCGTACCGCGCAGGAACCACAGCGAATGCGCCATGGCGATATCCGCCAGTGAGGCATGACCAAAGAGGAAGTCACCGGACTCGCGCTCAAGTTGCTGCTGCAGTCGCGTCATCAGCGTCGGCCACTGATGCTTGGCCACCTCAAGCGGAATGCGCGCCGCCATGCCGCCGTTGAACAGCGTCGAGCGGTCGGCGATAAATACCTTGAGGAACTCAGGCGGCAGCTTGCCGAAACGGGCCGCTATCGATGCCGGCTGGAACACCAAGCTCACCGCGTGCATAAACACCTGAGCATCAGCCCACTGGGCAAAACAGCTGACATTAAATTCCTGGCCTTCAGGAAACAGTGCCGGCGTGTTTTTTTCCGCTTCTAAACGACGCGCGATCAGTGCGGTGTCGCAGTAAATATCCGCACCAATCTGTAACACCGGAGTTTTGCGGTAGCCGCCGGTCAACGCGGTCAGGTCCGGCTTGGGCATAATCGGCGGGATCATCACCGAGCGCCAAGACAGCTGCTTGAAACCGAGCATCAAGCGCGCCTTCTCGGCAAAGGGCGAAGTCGGGTAGTGGTGCAGGATCAACTCGTGCATAGCAGGCTCCGCAGGATTCAAGTAGACCAGCAGCTTAACCGCGCCGGCACCTGCGGCCTACCCGCTTAGCCTGATAGCGCGTTATCAATCACGACGATAACAGGCGCAGCGGCAACTAAGGCTTCCTTGGCCACCTTGGTCAGGGCCTTAATCGCCCGCTCGCGGCGTAGCGCATCGCCCTTACCCACACACGCTTCGATATAGACCAAGGCCTGCGCCGGGCTGGAGTGAAAGAACCGTGCGCCCTTACCGCGCTGGTGCTTGGCAAAGCGCTTATGCGGATCATCGCTGATGCCGCAATACAGCGCGCCATTGGCAGCGCGCACCAGGTATACGAACCAGGGTTTAGCCAACGGCGCACTGGCGGTTAAGGAGGGATCGGGCATCTAGGCAGGTCGGCACAAATCAATATGGTCGCCGAGCTTAGCGATTGTTCGGCCATGCGCCAATCTTTGCCGGCCTAAACCCATAAAACTCGACTCAGACAATTCTTAAGTCGTGCTTAAGCCAGCTGATTCAGCGGTTCAGCTTGGCTTCAGGCTTGGAGGTTAAGGTTGCGCCATATACCTCGGAGGCTTATATGAGCAAGACGACCTTGACTCTCGCTTTAGCCGGTTTGGCAGCGCTACCAGCGCTTGGCCAAGCCCGTGAAATCAACCTGCAAACCACCCTGAAAGAATACCGTGGCAACGCGGCCTACCTGTCTATCTACGTTACCGATGCACAGGGTAACTACCAACGGACGCTGTGGGTCTCGGGCAAGAAGGCCAAGTATTACAAGCACCTGCGAGACTGGGCGCGTGGCGGTAATAAGCCCGCCGAATACGACGGCCTCACCGGTGCCAGTGTTGGCGGCGGCGAGACCTTGAACGTGGCCGTGGAACTGGAAGATGCACTGATTGATGCCGGCTATGAAATCCGCATCGACAGTGCCGTCGAGAACAAGCAAGACAACCGCGCAGAAATCAAAGTACCGCTGACTCAGCAACCCACGCAGGTCAACGCTGGCTCGTCGGGCTATGTCGCCAGCTTCAGTTACCAGTTCTAAGTCAGGGGCCCACTCATGCTGCAACGCACACATGTTCTACTCAGTTTGGTTCTTGGCGTCTTGCTAATGGTCTCGGCTGCTACGGGCTTGCTGTTATCCAGCAGCACCTTGGTCGAGCACATGCAAGCAGCGCCAGCGGTCGGGGAGAACGTCGCCGACGTTGCCGCACGTATCGCCGGACAGGTACTCGGTATTGAACGTATTGAACGTATTGAACGTATTGAACGTATTGAACGTATTGAACGTGCGCCCAGTGGTGAACTGCGCGTGGCGTTTAGCAATGCCAGCGAAAACGCCGTTGTCGTGGTTGATCCGGTCAGCGGTTTTATTATCTCGCCCTACCAGCCGTCCACCGTGCTTGCCTGGACGCGCAACCTGCACCGTGAGTTGCTGCTCGGCGAACCGGGCCGCTGGCTCAGTGGTCTAGCGGCCCTGGCATTATTGTTACTGGCGTTGACCGGCGCTTGGCTGCTCGCGCGCCGGCTCGGCGGCTGGAGCCAGCTAGTACGGCCAATACCGGCAAACAGCGGGCTAATTCACTGGCACATGGTGGTGGCTCGCTGGACGCTACCGGCCCTGATGATTATCGCCCTGAGCGGGATTTACCTCGCCGCCATCAGCCAGGGCTTGATCAGCGACGGCCAAGACACGACGCCGCCCTATCCAGAGACTCGCTATTCCGCGCCGGCGGCCGCACTTGGCAGCCTGGCCGCCCTGCGTAACCTTGATCTGCAAGACCTGCGCGAACTGGAATTCCCCAGCGACCCGGAGCGAACCAACTACTTCACCGTGCGCACAGCAACGGGGGTGGGCTTCGTCAATGCCAGTAGCGGGCAATGGATCGACTATCAGCAACACGGCTTCGCCACGCGCGTATATGAAACCCTCTACGAGCTGCACACCGGCGCGTATTCGCCGCTGTGGGCGCTGGTGCTCAGTGGTTCGAGCCTAGCCGTATTGTTTCTCAGCGGTTTCGGCTTGCTCTCTTGGTGGCGGCGTAAGCGCCTAGCTGGCGCAGTGCCCAGCAATAGCACGGCCGATACCGCTCAGGTCATTCTGCTGGTGGGTAGCCAGGGCGGCAGCACTTGGGGTTATGCCCGTCAGTTGCAGCAACAACTGCAGGCGCAAGGTCTACGGGTATATTGCGCGAGCATGAATCAGCTGCAACCGCAGTATCGCCAAGCCCAGCAGCTGTTAGTGCTCACCTCGACCTATGGCGATGGTCAGGCCCCTGATTCAGCCAGCATTTTTCTCAGCCGCCTGCAAAGCAGCCAACTGAACCCGGCGTTGCGGGTTGCCGTGCTTGGCTTTGGCGACTCACAGTTTCAACACTTCTGCGGTTATGCCCAGCAAGTCGAACACGCGCTGCAACAGCAGGGTTTGCCTAGCCTGCTGCCCTTACAATGCATCGACCGCAACGCCTTAAGTACACTTAACCAGTGGGCGCAAACGCTGAGCCCGCAACTGGGGGTAAAACTGCATTTCATGGCGCACACAGCTGGCGCAAGCCCGCAACAGATGCAGTTGCAGCTGCTGAACCGCGAGCTTTATGGCGAAAATAGCGCGTCACCGGCCGCCATTTTACGTTTTGCCATTACCCCGCAAGGTGCAGCGAGCTTTGCTCCTGGCGACCTGCTGGCGATCCATCCGGGCCAGGACTTGCCGCCGCGCTTCTACTCGATTGCCAGTGGGGATGAAGATGCCGTGCTGGAAATCTGCGTGCGCAAACAGCCCAACGGACTGTGCTCGTCACTGCTGCATGAACTGAAGGTCGGCGAGTACATTGAGGGCGTTATCCAAGCACATCCGCAATTCCGCCCGACTGCGGGCCAGCATCCGGTCGTCTTGATCGGTGCGGGTACCGGGCTGGCGCCGCTGATTGGTTTTGTCCGCAAGAATACTAATCAACGCCCGCTCCACCTCTACTGGGGCGGCCGCAGCGTCGATTCGGACTTTCTCTATAAAAACCAGCTCAGCGAATACCTGGCTGACGGCCGCCTGACCCGGCTGGGCTTGGCATTTTCCCAAGCAGCTAAGCCCATGTATGTGCAGGACCGCCTGCAACAGGACGCCAGTGAGCTGGTGGCGCTGTTGCAACAGGGCGCGCAAGTGTTGGTCTGTGGCTCGCGGGACATGGCCGCTGGAGTACGCAATGTGCTGGAGCCGCTGCTGCAGCAACTTGGCTTGAGTATCGATCAACTGCGCCAACAAGGACGCTACCGTGAAGATGTCTACTGAAACCCAAGCGCTGCAGCGCTATAGCCTAAGCGGTGCAACCATGGGCACCCGCTACAGCGCCGTGCTGTATGCCGCCGCGGGGCTCAATCTGCAGGTAATCCGCACTGAGTTGCAGCAGGCGGTCGATCAGGTCGACCAACAAATGTCGACCTGGAACCCGCAGTCCGACCTGATGCAACTCAATGCGGCCAGCTGCGGCCAATGGCTCAGCGTGCCCGATGAATTAATGTGGGTGCTGAGCAGCGCAGTGCGCATCAGCGCAGAATCCGAGGGCGCCTTCGAGATTGGCGTCGGCGCGCTGGTCAGCGCCTGTGGCTTTGGCCCAGAGAAGCCGCTCAGCGCCTTGCCAGGTAAGCAGCCGAGTGCACGTGAGGTGCTGGATATTGATCCGGGTAACGGCCGGGTGCGCAAGCAGATGCCGATAACACTGGACCTCAACGGCATCGCCAAAGGCTTTGCTGTGGACCAACTGGCCCGCTGCCTGGAACGCCACGGCATCACATCCTATTTGGTAAGCATCGATGGTGAGATGCGCGTCAGCGGCGTAAAGGCTGACGGCAGTGAGTGGTGTGTGGCCTTAGAAAAGCCCATCAAGGGCCAGCGCGAAGTGCTCGGCTCGCTCGCTCTAAGCAATACCTCAATCGCGACCTCCGGGGACTACCGCCATTGGCGCGAGCGCGAGGGCACGGTGTTTTCGCACACCATGAACCCACACACAGGTGCGCCGCTGCTCTCTGAGCTGGCCTCAGTATCGGTGCTCTGCACCAGCTGTATGTACGCCGACGCTTGGGCCACAGCACTGATGGTGTTTGGCGTGGCGCGTGGCGCGCAGCTAGCAAAAGCTAAACGTTTGAGCGCTATTTTTGTGCTGCGCGATGGCGACGCGTTACGTGAGGTGACGGTCGGACTTTAAGACCTATGCCGCTGATAGCGCCTCTGTATAGACACAGCTCCATCCAACTCAAGCAGATAAGCCAGTCGCCCACCAAGGAGAACTTGTGTAACGTCTGCCATAGGTTCGGCCTCACTTGGCCCCGCATTGTGAACGTTAAGGGAGTATCAAACATTGCGCGCGTGGCGAATTAACTGGCAGGCCATTGCTGATAAGAACCGTGCCCTTGCGCCACAGTTGCTTGAGCAGAATATGCGGCGCTTGCGCTTTGCTGCGCCGTGGATTCCGCCCATTAACCTGATGCACATTTGGTTGTTCTGGCAACGACAACCCGAATCAGCCAATGAAGCCTTATGGCGTCAGGGCATTCTCGTAGCGCATGGCGCAATGTTCGTGTTCTTTGGGGCCTTAGCGCTGCTTGCTTGGTACCTCGAGCGCCGTCCCGAGCGAGTTCGGTTACGTCAACTTTGCGTCAGTGCGGCGATAGTCGGCACCCTGGGATTCGCAACAGCGATCAGTGCCATTGATCAATTAATAACCAGCAATATCACCCCATTGTTGGTGGGCTGCACCTTGGTGGCGCTGATTTTTCTGCACCGCCCATTTTCCGCTTTGTGGCTCTTTAGCCTGACCTTAGCCCTGTTTTTATTTGGCCTGCAGCAAACCCAAGGTGACCCGATTGTATTGTTGAGTAATCAGGTCAATGGTCTATCCGCCTGTTCCATTGGCCTGCTGCTGGCATGGTTACAGTGGCGTAACTTCATACAAATCTATACCCAGAAACAGCGGCTGCAAGCCCAGGCCTTGCTGCTTGAAGAGCAGAACCAAAAACTCAGCTACTTGGCCGAACACGACCCCCTCAGCGGCCTGCTCAACCGTCGCGCATTTAACACTATCGTCGAGCGCGAATTACTCCGTTATAAGCGCACTCGACAACCGCTGTGTCTGCTGCTGCTAGACCTCGATTACTTCAAAGCCATTAACGATCGGTTTGGTCACCCTCTGGGCGATGCCGTCATCAAACGTGTCGCGAGCCTACTTTCTAGCCAGGTTCGCAGCCTCGACAGCTTGGCGCGTCTGGGTGGTGAAGAGTTTATGTTGCTGTTGTCTGACTGCGACCGCGAGCAAGGGCTGCAGATCGCTGAAAAGTTACGCGAACTGATGGAAACGCAGTTGCGGGAGGTTGACGGTAAAGCTGTTGCGTTGACCGTTAGCATTGGCA is from Pseudomonas sp. TMP9 and encodes:
- a CDS encoding glutathione S-transferase family protein — translated: MHELILHHYPTSPFAEKARLMLGFKQLSWRSVMIPPIMPKPDLTALTGGYRKTPVLQIGADIYCDTALIARRLEAEKNTPALFPEGQEFNVSCFAQWADAQVFMHAVSLVFQPASIAARFGKLPPEFLKVFIADRSTLFNGGMAARIPLEVAKHQWPTLMTRLQQQLERESGDFLFGHASLADIAMAHSLWFLRGTPVTAPLVDDYPAVATWLARVLDFGHGSFSDMSGEEAISIARDATPAALPEAVLVDPNGFAVGQQVAISAIDYGVDAVEGELVFSGSEALILRRADPRAGTVHVHFPRLGFAIKAL
- a CDS encoding GIY-YIG nuclease family protein, which gives rise to MPDPSLTASAPLAKPWFVYLVRAANGALYCGISDDPHKRFAKHQRGKGARFFHSSPAQALVYIEACVGKGDALRRERAIKALTKVAKEALVAAAPVIVVIDNALSG
- a CDS encoding DUF2271 domain-containing protein, producing the protein MSKTTLTLALAGLAALPALGQAREINLQTTLKEYRGNAAYLSIYVTDAQGNYQRTLWVSGKKAKYYKHLRDWARGGNKPAEYDGLTGASVGGGETLNVAVELEDALIDAGYEIRIDSAVENKQDNRAEIKVPLTQQPTQVNAGSSGYVASFSYQF
- a CDS encoding PepSY domain-containing protein; its protein translation is MLQRTHVLLSLVLGVLLMVSAATGLLLSSSTLVEHMQAAPAVGENVADVAARIAGQVLGIERIERIERIERIERIERAPSGELRVAFSNASENAVVVVDPVSGFIISPYQPSTVLAWTRNLHRELLLGEPGRWLSGLAALALLLLALTGAWLLARRLGGWSQLVRPIPANSGLIHWHMVVARWTLPALMIIALSGIYLAAISQGLISDGQDTTPPYPETRYSAPAAALGSLAALRNLDLQDLRELEFPSDPERTNYFTVRTATGVGFVNASSGQWIDYQQHGFATRVYETLYELHTGAYSPLWALVLSGSSLAVLFLSGFGLLSWWRRKRLAGAVPSNSTADTAQVILLVGSQGGSTWGYARQLQQQLQAQGLRVYCASMNQLQPQYRQAQQLLVLTSTYGDGQAPDSASIFLSRLQSSQLNPALRVAVLGFGDSQFQHFCGYAQQVEHALQQQGLPSLLPLQCIDRNALSTLNQWAQTLSPQLGVKLHFMAHTAGASPQQMQLQLLNRELYGENSASPAAILRFAITPQGAASFAPGDLLAIHPGQDLPPRFYSIASGDEDAVLEICVRKQPNGLCSSLLHELKVGEYIEGVIQAHPQFRPTAGQHPVVLIGAGTGLAPLIGFVRKNTNQRPLHLYWGGRSVDSDFLYKNQLSEYLADGRLTRLGLAFSQAAKPMYVQDRLQQDASELVALLQQGAQVLVCGSRDMAAGVRNVLEPLLQQLGLSIDQLRQQGRYREDVY
- a CDS encoding FAD:protein FMN transferase, giving the protein MSTETQALQRYSLSGATMGTRYSAVLYAAAGLNLQVIRTELQQAVDQVDQQMSTWNPQSDLMQLNAASCGQWLSVPDELMWVLSSAVRISAESEGAFEIGVGALVSACGFGPEKPLSALPGKQPSAREVLDIDPGNGRVRKQMPITLDLNGIAKGFAVDQLARCLERHGITSYLVSIDGEMRVSGVKADGSEWCVALEKPIKGQREVLGSLALSNTSIATSGDYRHWREREGTVFSHTMNPHTGAPLLSELASVSVLCTSCMYADAWATALMVFGVARGAQLAKAKRLSAIFVLRDGDALREVTVGL
- a CDS encoding GGDEF domain-containing protein, whose translation is MRAWRINWQAIADKNRALAPQLLEQNMRRLRFAAPWIPPINLMHIWLFWQRQPESANEALWRQGILVAHGAMFVFFGALALLAWYLERRPERVRLRQLCVSAAIVGTLGFATAISAIDQLITSNITPLLVGCTLVALIFLHRPFSALWLFSLTLALFLFGLQQTQGDPIVLLSNQVNGLSACSIGLLLAWLQWRNFIQIYTQKQRLQAQALLLEEQNQKLSYLAEHDPLSGLLNRRAFNTIVERELLRYKRTRQPLCLLLLDLDYFKAINDRFGHPLGDAVIKRVASLLSSQVRSLDSLARLGGEEFMLLLSDCDREQGLQIAEKLRELMETQLREVDGKAVALTVSIGISYLDAGQSSTYESLYAASDRALYSAKQEGRNRVKVAAPN